Proteins encoded together in one Ictidomys tridecemlineatus isolate mIctTri1 chromosome 3, mIctTri1.hap1, whole genome shotgun sequence window:
- the Acadvl gene encoding very long-chain specific acyl-CoA dehydrogenase, mitochondrial isoform X3, protein MQTSRMTPSIGRQLLRLGSRSLRPSVLQGPPRPSTAQRPYASGAAQAVLDKSDSLSSDASTREKQTKAESKSFAVGMFKGQLTIDQVFPYPSVLNEEQTQFLKELVGPVARFFEEVNDPAKNDTLERVEETTLQGLKELGAFGLQVPSELGGVGLCNTQYARLAEIVGMHDLGVGVTLGAHQSIGFKGILLFGTKAQKEKYLPKVASGETLAAFCLTEPSSGSDAASIRSSAVPSPCGKYYTLNGSKIWISNGGLADIFTVFAKTPVTDAATGAVKEKITAFVVERSFGGVTHGPPEKKMGIKASNTAEVYFDGVQVPSENVLGEVGGGFKVAVHILNNGRFGMAATLAGTMKAIIAKASMAYMLSANMDQGSTDFQIEAAISKIFGSEAAWKVTDECIQIMGGMGFMKEPGVERVLRDIRIFRIFEGTNDILRLFVALQGCMDKGKELSGLSSALKNPFGNAGLLLGEAGKQLRRRAGLGSGLSLSGVVHPELSRSGELAVQALEQFATVVEAKLIKHKKGIVNEQFVLQRLADGAIDLYAMVVVLSRASRSLSEGYPTAQHEKMLCDSWCIEAAARIQENMTALLSDPRQQELFRNFKSISKALVERGGVVTSNPLGF, encoded by the exons ATGCAGACGTCTCGGATGACTCCGAGCATAGGGCGGCAGCTGCTGAGGTTGGGGAGTCGAAG CTTGCGGCCCAGTGTACTCCAGGGACCGCCCCGGCCTAGCACTGCTCAGCGACCCTATGCCAGTGGAGCCGCCCAG GCTGTTCTGGACAAGTCAGATTCCCTATCCTCTGATGCTTCCACTAGGGAAAAACAGACCAAGGCG gAATCTAAGTCCTTTGCTGTGGGGATGTTCAAAGGCCAGCTCACCATTGATCAGGTGTTCCCATACCCATCCG TACTCAATGAAGAGCAGACACAGTTTCTCAAAGAGCTGGTAGGGCCTGTGGCCCGTTTCTtcgag GAGGTGAATGATCCTGCGAAGAATGATACTCTAGAGAGGGTGGAGGAAACTACTTTGCAGGGTCTCAAGGAGTTGGGGGCCTTTGGTCTGCAAGTGCCCAGTGAGCTGGGTGGTGTGGGCCTCTGCAACACCCAG TATGCTCGTTTGGCAGAGATCGTGGGCATGCATGACCTTGGCGTGGGTGTTACCCTGGGGGCTCATCAGAGCATCGGTTTCAAAGGCATCCTACTCTTTGGCACAAaggctcagaaagaaaaatacctcCCTAAAGTGGCATCTG GGGAGACTTTGGCTGCTTTCTGTCTAACGGAGCCCTCAAGTGGATCAGATGCAGCTTCCATCCGAAGCTctgctgtccccagcccctgtggaAAATATTATACCCTAAATGGAAGCAAGATTTGGATCAG TAATGGGGGCCTGGCAGATATTTTCACAGTTTTTGCCAAGACACCAGTTACAGATGCAGCCACAGGGGCTGTAAAGGAGAAGATCACAGCTTTTGTGGTGGAGAGGAGCTTTGGAGGTGTAACCCA TGGGCCCCCTGAAAAGAAGATGGGCATCAAAGCCTCAAACACAGCAGAGGTGTACTTTGATGGAGTACAGGTGCCATCAGAAAATGTGCTGGGGGAGGTAGGGGGAGGCTTCAAGGTTGCTGTGCATATCCTCAACAATGGAAGGTTTGGCATGGCTGCAACTCTTGCAGGCACCATGAAAGCCATCATTGCTAAGGCG TCCATGGCTTACATGCTGAGTGCCAACATGGACCAGGGATCCACAGACTTCCAGATAGAGGCTGCCATCAGCAAAATCTTTGGCTCG GAAGCAGCCTGGAAAGTGACAGACGAATGCATCCAAATCATGGGGGGCATGGGCTTCATGAAG GAGCCCGGGGTAGAGCGAGTGCTCCGAGATATTCGCATCTTCCGGATCTTTGAGGGGACAAACGACATTCTTCGGCTCTTTGTGGCTCTGCAGGGCTGTATG GATAAAGGAAAGGAACTTTCTGGGCTTAGCAGTGCCCTAAAGAATCCTTTTGGGAATGCTGGCCTTCTGCTAGGAGAGGCAGGAAAACAGCTGAGGCG GCGGGCAGGGCTGGGAAGTGGCCTGAGTCTCAGTGGAGTGGTCCACCCAGAGCTGAGTCGGAGTGGTGAGCTG GCAGTGCAGGCTCTGGAGCAGTTTGCCACTGTAGTGGAAGCCAAGCTAATAAAGCACAAGAAGGGGATTGTCA ATGAGCAGTTTGTGCTGCAGCGTCTGGCAGATGGGGCCATTGACCTCTATGCCATGGTGGTGGTTCTCTCCAG GGCCTCAAGATCCCTGAGTGAGGGCTACCCTACAGCCCAGCATGAGAAAATGCTCTGTGACAGCTGGTGTATTGAG GCTGCAGCCCGGATCCAAGAGAACATGACTGCTCTGCTGTCTGACCCTCGGCAGCAAGAGCTCTTCCGTAACTTCAAAAGCATCTCCAAGGCCTTGGTGGAGCGGGGTGGTGTGGTCACCAGCAATCCCCTTGGATTCTGA
- the Acadvl gene encoding very long-chain specific acyl-CoA dehydrogenase, mitochondrial isoform X2, translating to MQTSRMTPSIGRQLLRLGSRSLRPSVLQGPPRPSTAQRPYASGAAQESKSFAVGMFKGQLTIDQVFPYPSVLNEEQTQFLKELVGPVARFFEEVNDPAKNDTLERVEETTLQGLKELGAFGLQVPSELGGVGLCNTQYARLAEIVGMHDLGVGVTLGAHQSIGFKGILLFGTKAQKEKYLPKVASGETLAAFCLTEPSSGSDAASIRSSAVPSPCGKYYTLNGSKIWISNGGLADIFTVFAKTPVTDAATGAVKEKITAFVVERSFGGVTHGPPEKKMGIKASNTAEVYFDGVQVPSENVLGEVGGGFKVAVHILNNGRFGMAATLAGTMKAIIAKAVDHAANRTQFGDKIYNFGLIQEKLARMAMLQYVTESMAYMLSANMDQGSTDFQIEAAISKIFGSEAAWKVTDECIQIMGGMGFMKEPGVERVLRDIRIFRIFEGTNDILRLFVALQGCMDKGKELSGLSSALKNPFGNAGLLLGEAGKQLRRRAGLGSGLSLSGVVHPELSRSGELAVQALEQFATVVEAKLIKHKKGIVNEQFVLQRLADGAIDLYAMVVVLSRASRSLSEGYPTAQHEKMLCDSWCIEAAARIQENMTALLSDPRQQELFRNFKSISKALVERGGVVTSNPLGF from the exons ATGCAGACGTCTCGGATGACTCCGAGCATAGGGCGGCAGCTGCTGAGGTTGGGGAGTCGAAG CTTGCGGCCCAGTGTACTCCAGGGACCGCCCCGGCCTAGCACTGCTCAGCGACCCTATGCCAGTGGAGCCGCCCAG gAATCTAAGTCCTTTGCTGTGGGGATGTTCAAAGGCCAGCTCACCATTGATCAGGTGTTCCCATACCCATCCG TACTCAATGAAGAGCAGACACAGTTTCTCAAAGAGCTGGTAGGGCCTGTGGCCCGTTTCTtcgag GAGGTGAATGATCCTGCGAAGAATGATACTCTAGAGAGGGTGGAGGAAACTACTTTGCAGGGTCTCAAGGAGTTGGGGGCCTTTGGTCTGCAAGTGCCCAGTGAGCTGGGTGGTGTGGGCCTCTGCAACACCCAG TATGCTCGTTTGGCAGAGATCGTGGGCATGCATGACCTTGGCGTGGGTGTTACCCTGGGGGCTCATCAGAGCATCGGTTTCAAAGGCATCCTACTCTTTGGCACAAaggctcagaaagaaaaatacctcCCTAAAGTGGCATCTG GGGAGACTTTGGCTGCTTTCTGTCTAACGGAGCCCTCAAGTGGATCAGATGCAGCTTCCATCCGAAGCTctgctgtccccagcccctgtggaAAATATTATACCCTAAATGGAAGCAAGATTTGGATCAG TAATGGGGGCCTGGCAGATATTTTCACAGTTTTTGCCAAGACACCAGTTACAGATGCAGCCACAGGGGCTGTAAAGGAGAAGATCACAGCTTTTGTGGTGGAGAGGAGCTTTGGAGGTGTAACCCA TGGGCCCCCTGAAAAGAAGATGGGCATCAAAGCCTCAAACACAGCAGAGGTGTACTTTGATGGAGTACAGGTGCCATCAGAAAATGTGCTGGGGGAGGTAGGGGGAGGCTTCAAGGTTGCTGTGCATATCCTCAACAATGGAAGGTTTGGCATGGCTGCAACTCTTGCAGGCACCATGAAAGCCATCATTGCTAAGGCG GTGGATCATGCTGCTAATCGTACCCAGTTTGGGGACAAAATTTACAACTTTGGGCTGATCCAGGAGAAGCTGGCCCGAATGGCTATGCTGCAGTATGTGACTGAG TCCATGGCTTACATGCTGAGTGCCAACATGGACCAGGGATCCACAGACTTCCAGATAGAGGCTGCCATCAGCAAAATCTTTGGCTCG GAAGCAGCCTGGAAAGTGACAGACGAATGCATCCAAATCATGGGGGGCATGGGCTTCATGAAG GAGCCCGGGGTAGAGCGAGTGCTCCGAGATATTCGCATCTTCCGGATCTTTGAGGGGACAAACGACATTCTTCGGCTCTTTGTGGCTCTGCAGGGCTGTATG GATAAAGGAAAGGAACTTTCTGGGCTTAGCAGTGCCCTAAAGAATCCTTTTGGGAATGCTGGCCTTCTGCTAGGAGAGGCAGGAAAACAGCTGAGGCG GCGGGCAGGGCTGGGAAGTGGCCTGAGTCTCAGTGGAGTGGTCCACCCAGAGCTGAGTCGGAGTGGTGAGCTG GCAGTGCAGGCTCTGGAGCAGTTTGCCACTGTAGTGGAAGCCAAGCTAATAAAGCACAAGAAGGGGATTGTCA ATGAGCAGTTTGTGCTGCAGCGTCTGGCAGATGGGGCCATTGACCTCTATGCCATGGTGGTGGTTCTCTCCAG GGCCTCAAGATCCCTGAGTGAGGGCTACCCTACAGCCCAGCATGAGAAAATGCTCTGTGACAGCTGGTGTATTGAG GCTGCAGCCCGGATCCAAGAGAACATGACTGCTCTGCTGTCTGACCCTCGGCAGCAAGAGCTCTTCCGTAACTTCAAAAGCATCTCCAAGGCCTTGGTGGAGCGGGGTGGTGTGGTCACCAGCAATCCCCTTGGATTCTGA
- the Acadvl gene encoding very long-chain specific acyl-CoA dehydrogenase, mitochondrial isoform X1, whose product MQTSRMTPSIGRQLLRLGSRSLRPSVLQGPPRPSTAQRPYASGAAQAVLDKSDSLSSDASTREKQTKAESKSFAVGMFKGQLTIDQVFPYPSVLNEEQTQFLKELVGPVARFFEEVNDPAKNDTLERVEETTLQGLKELGAFGLQVPSELGGVGLCNTQYARLAEIVGMHDLGVGVTLGAHQSIGFKGILLFGTKAQKEKYLPKVASGETLAAFCLTEPSSGSDAASIRSSAVPSPCGKYYTLNGSKIWISNGGLADIFTVFAKTPVTDAATGAVKEKITAFVVERSFGGVTHGPPEKKMGIKASNTAEVYFDGVQVPSENVLGEVGGGFKVAVHILNNGRFGMAATLAGTMKAIIAKAVDHAANRTQFGDKIYNFGLIQEKLARMAMLQYVTESMAYMLSANMDQGSTDFQIEAAISKIFGSEAAWKVTDECIQIMGGMGFMKEPGVERVLRDIRIFRIFEGTNDILRLFVALQGCMDKGKELSGLSSALKNPFGNAGLLLGEAGKQLRRRAGLGSGLSLSGVVHPELSRSGELAVQALEQFATVVEAKLIKHKKGIVNEQFVLQRLADGAIDLYAMVVVLSRASRSLSEGYPTAQHEKMLCDSWCIEAAARIQENMTALLSDPRQQELFRNFKSISKALVERGGVVTSNPLGF is encoded by the exons ATGCAGACGTCTCGGATGACTCCGAGCATAGGGCGGCAGCTGCTGAGGTTGGGGAGTCGAAG CTTGCGGCCCAGTGTACTCCAGGGACCGCCCCGGCCTAGCACTGCTCAGCGACCCTATGCCAGTGGAGCCGCCCAG GCTGTTCTGGACAAGTCAGATTCCCTATCCTCTGATGCTTCCACTAGGGAAAAACAGACCAAGGCG gAATCTAAGTCCTTTGCTGTGGGGATGTTCAAAGGCCAGCTCACCATTGATCAGGTGTTCCCATACCCATCCG TACTCAATGAAGAGCAGACACAGTTTCTCAAAGAGCTGGTAGGGCCTGTGGCCCGTTTCTtcgag GAGGTGAATGATCCTGCGAAGAATGATACTCTAGAGAGGGTGGAGGAAACTACTTTGCAGGGTCTCAAGGAGTTGGGGGCCTTTGGTCTGCAAGTGCCCAGTGAGCTGGGTGGTGTGGGCCTCTGCAACACCCAG TATGCTCGTTTGGCAGAGATCGTGGGCATGCATGACCTTGGCGTGGGTGTTACCCTGGGGGCTCATCAGAGCATCGGTTTCAAAGGCATCCTACTCTTTGGCACAAaggctcagaaagaaaaatacctcCCTAAAGTGGCATCTG GGGAGACTTTGGCTGCTTTCTGTCTAACGGAGCCCTCAAGTGGATCAGATGCAGCTTCCATCCGAAGCTctgctgtccccagcccctgtggaAAATATTATACCCTAAATGGAAGCAAGATTTGGATCAG TAATGGGGGCCTGGCAGATATTTTCACAGTTTTTGCCAAGACACCAGTTACAGATGCAGCCACAGGGGCTGTAAAGGAGAAGATCACAGCTTTTGTGGTGGAGAGGAGCTTTGGAGGTGTAACCCA TGGGCCCCCTGAAAAGAAGATGGGCATCAAAGCCTCAAACACAGCAGAGGTGTACTTTGATGGAGTACAGGTGCCATCAGAAAATGTGCTGGGGGAGGTAGGGGGAGGCTTCAAGGTTGCTGTGCATATCCTCAACAATGGAAGGTTTGGCATGGCTGCAACTCTTGCAGGCACCATGAAAGCCATCATTGCTAAGGCG GTGGATCATGCTGCTAATCGTACCCAGTTTGGGGACAAAATTTACAACTTTGGGCTGATCCAGGAGAAGCTGGCCCGAATGGCTATGCTGCAGTATGTGACTGAG TCCATGGCTTACATGCTGAGTGCCAACATGGACCAGGGATCCACAGACTTCCAGATAGAGGCTGCCATCAGCAAAATCTTTGGCTCG GAAGCAGCCTGGAAAGTGACAGACGAATGCATCCAAATCATGGGGGGCATGGGCTTCATGAAG GAGCCCGGGGTAGAGCGAGTGCTCCGAGATATTCGCATCTTCCGGATCTTTGAGGGGACAAACGACATTCTTCGGCTCTTTGTGGCTCTGCAGGGCTGTATG GATAAAGGAAAGGAACTTTCTGGGCTTAGCAGTGCCCTAAAGAATCCTTTTGGGAATGCTGGCCTTCTGCTAGGAGAGGCAGGAAAACAGCTGAGGCG GCGGGCAGGGCTGGGAAGTGGCCTGAGTCTCAGTGGAGTGGTCCACCCAGAGCTGAGTCGGAGTGGTGAGCTG GCAGTGCAGGCTCTGGAGCAGTTTGCCACTGTAGTGGAAGCCAAGCTAATAAAGCACAAGAAGGGGATTGTCA ATGAGCAGTTTGTGCTGCAGCGTCTGGCAGATGGGGCCATTGACCTCTATGCCATGGTGGTGGTTCTCTCCAG GGCCTCAAGATCCCTGAGTGAGGGCTACCCTACAGCCCAGCATGAGAAAATGCTCTGTGACAGCTGGTGTATTGAG GCTGCAGCCCGGATCCAAGAGAACATGACTGCTCTGCTGTCTGACCCTCGGCAGCAAGAGCTCTTCCGTAACTTCAAAAGCATCTCCAAGGCCTTGGTGGAGCGGGGTGGTGTGGTCACCAGCAATCCCCTTGGATTCTGA